Proteins co-encoded in one Kribbella qitaiheensis genomic window:
- a CDS encoding lysophospholipid acyltransferase family protein encodes MTEPAQSPRPEPDRTTGVDDPGEGDGKGIYWMLKNVVVGPPVRRLFRPKVEGAEHIPELGPAIIASNHLSYADWIFMPLVVRRRITFVAKSDYFTGAGIKGTFQRGFFKGTGQVPIDRSGGSASEGAIRAGMKVLERGDLFGIYPEGTRSHDGKLYKGRTGVARLALETKVPVIPCGVIGTDVVAPPGKIVASLASPTIKFGEPLDFSRYDGMEGDRLILRAVTDEIMYKIMELSGQEYVDMYATKAKSLEGRATTGAPKKVRKSDT; translated from the coding sequence ATGACGGAACCGGCGCAGTCGCCGCGGCCCGAACCGGACCGCACCACCGGAGTCGACGACCCGGGCGAAGGCGACGGCAAGGGCATCTACTGGATGCTGAAGAACGTCGTCGTCGGCCCGCCGGTCCGCCGGCTGTTCCGGCCGAAGGTGGAAGGCGCCGAGCACATCCCGGAGCTGGGTCCGGCGATCATCGCCAGCAACCATCTGTCGTACGCCGACTGGATCTTCATGCCACTGGTAGTGCGCCGCCGGATCACCTTCGTGGCCAAGTCCGACTACTTCACCGGCGCCGGCATCAAGGGCACCTTCCAGCGCGGCTTCTTCAAGGGCACCGGCCAGGTCCCGATCGACCGCTCCGGCGGCTCGGCGTCCGAGGGCGCGATCCGGGCCGGGATGAAGGTGCTGGAGCGCGGCGACCTGTTCGGCATCTACCCCGAGGGCACCCGGTCGCACGACGGCAAGCTCTACAAGGGCCGGACCGGCGTGGCCCGGCTGGCGCTGGAGACGAAGGTCCCGGTGATCCCGTGCGGTGTGATCGGGACCGACGTGGTCGCGCCGCCCGGCAAGATCGTCGCCTCGCTCGCCTCCCCCACGATCAAGTTCGGCGAACCGCTGGACTTCTCGCGGTACGACGGGATGGAGGGCGATCGCCTCATCCTGCGCGCCGTCACCGACGAGATCATGTACAAGATCATGGAGCTGTCCGGCCAGGAGTACGTCGACATGTACGCCACCAAGGCCAAGTCGCTGGAGGGCCGGGCGACCACCGGCGCACCCAAGAAGGTCCGCAAGTCGGACACCTGA